In the genome of Pseudomonas sp. HS6, one region contains:
- a CDS encoding YbjQ family protein: MIISTTHSIEGRQITAYLDIVSAESVQGVNVIRDMFAGMRDFFGGRSQTLERALKEARVQATDEIKERARALQADAVVGVDFEISMPAGKGGMVVVFATGTAVKLR, encoded by the coding sequence ATGATCATTTCCACTACCCACTCCATCGAAGGCCGGCAGATCACGGCGTACCTGGACATTGTCAGTGCCGAGTCGGTGCAGGGCGTGAATGTGATTCGCGATATGTTTGCCGGCATGCGGGACTTTTTCGGTGGGCGTTCGCAGACGCTGGAGCGGGCGTTGAAGGAGGCGCGTGTTCAGGCGACTGACGAGATCAAGGAGCGTGCGCGAGCCTTGCAGGCGGATGCGGTGGTCGGGGTAGATTTCGAGATCAGCATGCCGGCGGGGAAGGGCGGCATGGTTGTGGTGTTTGCGACCGGCACGGCGGTCAAGTTGCGCTAA